From a region of the Alnus glutinosa chromosome 1, dhAlnGlut1.1, whole genome shotgun sequence genome:
- the LOC133862567 gene encoding hevamine-A-like, which produces MATINLRLTPLLFPLLLGLSLIQTSDAGGIAIYWGQSGSEGTLIETCATGRYKYVNIAFLNKFGSGRKPEINLAGHCNPASNGCRIVSNGIRYCQERGIKVMLAIGGGIGSYSLSSAKDAQNTALYLWNNFLGGKSPSRPLGDAILDGIDFDIELGSTKYWNDLASYLKAYSKPGRKVYLSAAPQCPFPDRFLGAALNTGLFDYVWVQFYNNAPCQYSSGNINKLISSWNRWTKSLKAGKLFLGLPAAPQAAGSGYVPPNVLTSQILPVIKKSSEYGGVMLWSKYYDDRTGYSSKIVKNV; this is translated from the coding sequence ATGGCCACCATTAATCTTCGACTTACACCTCTACTCTTTCCCCTCTTACTCGGCCTGAGCCTTATCCAAACCTCTGACGCCGGTGGCATTGCCATCTACTGGGGCCAAAGTGGCAGCGAGGGAACACTAATCGAAACATGTGCCACCGGAAGATACAAGTACGTAAACATAGCCTTCCTCAACAAATTCGGCAGTGGCCGAAAGCCAGAAATCAACCTCGCGGGTCATTGCAACCCGGCATCCAATGGATGCAGGATTGTTAGCAATGGCATTAGATATTGCCAAGAGCGTGGAATCAAGGTGATGCTCGCCATCGGAGGTGGAATTGGAAGCTACTCTCTGTCTTCTGCTAAGGATGCTCAAAACACAGCACTTTATTTGTGGAACAATTTCTTGGGTGGTAAGTCACCATCACGTCCACTAGGAGATGCCATATTGGATGGTATAGATTTCGACATAGAGCTCGGCTCCACAAAATATTGGAATGACCTCGCAAGTTACTTAAAGGCATATAGCAAGCCAGGAAGAAAGGTGTACTTAAGCGCAGCTCCCCAATGTCCATTTCCTGACAGATTTCTTGGTGCCGCGCTTAACACAGGCCTTTTTGACTATGTTTGGGTTCAATTCTATAATAATGCTCCATGTCAGTATAGTTCGGGTAACATCAACAAACTTATTAGTTCGTGGAACCGATGGACTAAGTCATTGAAGGCTGGGAAGTTATTTTTGGGTTTACCAGCAGCTCCACAGGCAGCTGGAAGTGGGTATGTTCCACCCAACGTGCTCACTTCTCAAATTCTTCCTGTCATTAAGAAGTCGTCAGAGTATGGAGGTGTGATGCTTTGGTCAAAGTATTATGATGATAGGACTGGATATAGTTCTAAAATTGTGAAAAATGTTTGA
- the LOC133862594 gene encoding acidic endochitinase-like, whose amino-acid sequence MATHKQLSFLLFSLLFITLCKSSQAVGIAIYWGQSGDEGSLADTCATKNYQYVNIAFLSSFGNGQTPVLNLAGHCNPSANGCTSQSTDIKACQARGIKVLLSIGGGAGSYSLSSADDAKQIANYLWNNFLGGQSNSRPLSDAVLDGIDFDIEASSGYWDELARSLNGFSQQKKVYLAAAPQCPFPDAHLDAAIKTGLFDYVWVQFYNNPSCQYVDNANNLLSAWKTWTTVQAKQVFLGLPAAAAAAPSGGFIPADVLKSQVLPTIKSSPKYGGVMLWSK is encoded by the coding sequence ATGGCAACCCATAAACAATTATCCTTCCTACTATTCTCCCTACTATTCATCACTTTGTGCAAGTCCTCACAAGCGGTTGGGATTGCAATTTATTGGGGCCAAAGCGGCGATGAAGGCTCTTTAGCCGACACTTGTGCAACGAAAAATTATCAATATGTGAACATAGCTTTTCTATCCTCATTTGGTAATGGCCAAACCCCAGTACTAAACCTAGCTGGGCACTGTAATCCCAGTGCCAATGGTTGCACCAGTCAAAGCACCGATATCAAAGCTTGCCAAGCTCGTGGCATCAAAGTCCTCCTTTCTATTGGCGGCGGTGCCGGAAGCTACTCTCTTTCTTCAGCCGACGATGCAAAGCAAATAGCCAACTACCTTTGGAATAACTTCTTAGGCGGTCAGTCAAATTCACGTCCCCTAAGTGATGCGGTTTTGGATGGCATTGATTTTGACATTGAGGCCAGTTCAGGCTACTGGGATGAACTCGCTAGGTCACTTAACGGGTTCAGCCAACAGAAAAAGGTGTACTTAGCGGCAGCTCCACAGTGTCCATTCCCAGACGCTCACCTAGATGCCGCTATCAAAACAGGTCTGTTTGATTATGTTTGGGTTCAATTCTACAACAACCCTTCATGTCAATACGTCGATAATGCTAACAATCTTTTGAGTGCGTGGAAGACATGGACCACAGTTCAAGCTAAGCAAGTGTTCTTGGGGTTGCCAGCGGCTGCTGCGGCTGCTCCAAGTGGTGGATTTATTCCGGCCGACGTGCTCAAGTCTCAAGTTCTTCCAACCATTAAGAGTTCACCGAAGTATGGAGGGGTTATGCTTTGGAGCAAATAG
- the LOC133862604 gene encoding hevamine-A-like, giving the protein MARNLRITPLLLPLLFLTTLIKTSHAGGIAIYWGQNGNEGTLTDTCATGRYSYVNIAFLNKFGNGQTPEINLAGHCNPASNGCTIVSEGIRNCQKRGIKVMLSIGGGVGNYSLASPSDAENVAQYLWNNFLGGKSSSRPLGDAILDGIDFDIELGSTQYWEDLAKYLKAYSKHGRKVHLGAAPQCPFPDAFLGTALNTRLFNYVWVQFYNNAPCQYSSGNITNLVNSWDRWTTSIKAGRIFLGLPAAPQAAGSGYIPPDVLTSQILPIIRKSRKYGGVMLWSKYYDDQTGYSSAILKSV; this is encoded by the coding sequence ATGGCTAGAAATCTTAGAATTACACCGCTACTCCTTCCCCTCTTGTTCCTAACGACCCTGATCAAAACATCTCACGCCGGTGGCATCGCCATCTACTGGGGTCAAAACGGCAACGAGGGAACACTAACCGACACCTGTGCCACCGGAAGATATTCGTACGTAAACATAGCCTTCCTCAACAAATTTGGCAATGGCCAGACCCCGGAAATCAACCTCGCCGGCCATTGCAACCCAGCATCCAATGGGTGCACAATAGTAAGTGAAGGCATTAGAAATTGCCAAAAGCGTGGAATCAAGGTGATGCTCTCCATTGGAGGTGGAGTTGGAAACTACTCTCTAGCTTCTCCATCGGATGCAGAAAACGTAGCacaatatttgtggaataatttCTTGGGTGGGAAGTCATCGTCACGTCCATTAGGTGATGCCATATTGGATGGCATAGACTTTGACATAGAGCTCGGCTCAACTCAATACTGGGAGGACCTTGCAAAGTACCTAAAAGCATATAGCAAGCATGGAAGAAAGGTGCACTTAGGCGCAGCTCCGCAATGTCCATTTCCCGATGCATTTCTTGGCACCGCGCTTAACACACGCCTTTTTAACTACGTTTGGGTTCAATTCTACAATAATGCTCCGTGCCAATATAGTTCCGGTAACATCACTAACCTAGTAAATTCATGGGACCGGTGGACGACGTCGATAAAGGCTGGTAGGATATTTTTGGGTTTACCGGCAGCTCCTCAGGCAGCCGGAAGTGGGTATATTCCACCTGACGTGCTGACTTCTCAGATTCTTCCCATCATTAGGAAATCACGAAAGTATGGAGGTGTGATGCTTTGGTCAAAGTATTATGATGATCAGACTGGATATAGTTCCGCCATTTTGAAAAGTGTATGA
- the LOC133862614 gene encoding hevamine-A-like: MARIPLFLPLLILLSLITHSHAGGIAIYWGQSSYEGSLTETCATGKYSHVIISFLDQFGNGRTPEINLAGHCNPASNGCTVISNGIRSCQARGVKVLLSIGGGIGSYSLASSLDAQNVADYLWNNFLGGQSPSRPLGGAVFDGIDFDIELGSTYHWADLARCLKAYSQPGRTVLLSAAPQCPFPDMFLRNALNTGLFNYVWVQFYNNVPCQYSVSNINDLISSWNRWTTSINAGSVFIGLPAAPRAAGSGYIPPSVLTSQILPLIKQSPKYGGVMLWSKYFDDRSGYGSFIMGSV; the protein is encoded by the coding sequence ATGGCTAGAATTCCTCTATTCCTTCCCCTCCTAATCCTGCTGAGCCTCATCACACACTCTCACGCTGGTGGCATTGCCATCTACTGGGGCCAAAGTAGCTACGAAGGAAGCCTAACGGAAACATGTGCGACAGGAAAATACTCCCATGTAATCATATCTTTCCTAGACCAATTTGGCAACGGCCGAACCCCAGAAATCAACCTTGCGGGTCATTGCAACCCGGCATCCAATGGGTGCACCGTAATCAGCAATGGCATAAGAAGTTGCCAAGCTCGAGGAGTTAAGGTGCTGCTCTCCATTGGAGGAGGAATTGGAAGTTACTCTCTAGCTTCTTCATTGGATGCCCAAAACGTAGCTGATTATTTATGGAACAATTTCTTGGGTGGGCAATCACCTTCACGTCCCCTAGGCGGCGCCGTATTTGATGGCATAGACTTTGACATAGAGCTCGGCTCAACATACCATTGGGCGGATCTTGCTCGTTGCCTAAAGGCGTATAGCCAGCCAGGAAGAACGGTGTTGTTGAGTGCAGCTCCTCAATGTCCATTTCCAGATATGTTTCTTCGTAACGCTCTTAACACAGGGCTTTTCAACTACGTTTGGGTTCAGTTCTATAATAATGTTCCATGCCAGTACAGTGTGAGTAACATCAATGACCTTATAAGTTCATGGAACCGTTGGACTACATCCATAAATGCAGGGAGTGTATTTATAGGGTTGCCGGCAGCTCCAAGGGCGGCCGGAAGCGGGTATATTCCACCCAGCGTGCTGACTTCTCAAATCCTTccactgataaagcagtcaccTAAGTATGGAGGCGTGATGCTTTGGTCCAAGTATTTTGATGATAGGAGTGGATATGGTTCCTTCATCATGGGGAGTGTATGA